The following are from one region of the Magallana gigas chromosome 4, xbMagGiga1.1, whole genome shotgun sequence genome:
- the LOC105323570 gene encoding ribitol-5-phosphate xylosyltransferase 1 — protein sequence MRVNCRRVAFLILVSYFVISCYTGFLLIQRRRALATYENQRIQALTEVSDDIGNPGRQGEQLQYRHQYPRILWNLEDDQGLVAMGNHTKPEFVVEIWGKAAISLYLWQHIFDADLGPRMGGVWSYGTKRFQNIEFRYRTGPGVTPSKVPKDTQNLVLSLNVRDFTKIDTAKAWLDALAGFPQLKNVAVLLLGNEQCDNEWIKSYLAANNGSVKFVFVVYDSPDVDNNIFYQWPLGVATYRNFPKVKSAFIPTSIQRKHMCNYMGTIYVNSSRQVLLDLLSTPEMKDRCYVKVRHEWLPEESEHSRDNYLKVLAHSDLTLNPVGMNPECYRIYEALSYGSIPVVEDVLTPGNCGNSSGFSVSAPHRLLKSEKAPVIFIKDWQKELPTILDKEAKMTLEQKSKRRKDVLLWYENFKAKMRKRFVSVIQEKFFGVHQFI from the exons ATGAGAGTGAATTGTCGGAGGGTCGCTTTCCTGATTTTGGTGTCTTACTTCGTGATCTCTTGTTACACTGGCTTTCTGTTGATTCAAAGACGCAGGGCTCTGGCGACATATGAAAACCAACGGATCCAAGCACTGACAG AAGTTTCAGATGATATTGGGAACCCAGGCAGACAAGGGGAACAACTCCAGTATCGGCATCAGTATCCCAGAATTCTCTGGAATCTGGAGGATGATCAGGGCCTGGTTGCCATGGGAAACCATACCAAACCGGAGTTTGTCGTGGAAATATGGGGGAAAGCTGCCATAA GCCTGTATCTGTGGCAACATATCTTTGATGCAGATCTAGGACCACGCATGGGAGGTGTATGGAGTTATGGGACgaaaagatttcaaaatataGAGTTTAG ATACAGAACAGGACCTGGTGTAACTCCCTCTAAAGTGCCAAAAGACACCCAGAACCTCGTTCTGTCTCTGAATGTCCGTGACTTCACAAAGATCGACACTGCCAAAGCCTGGCTGGATGCCCTCGCTGGCTTCCCGCAGCTCAAGAATGTCGCCGTGCTTCTACTGGGTAACGAACAGTGTGACAACGAATGGATAAAGTCGTATTTGGCTGCCAATAATGGCAGTGTAAAATTCGTGTTTGTTGTGTACGACAGCCCTGATGTAGACAACAATATCTTTTATCAGTGGCCACTGGGTGTTGCAAC GTATAGAAATTTTCCTAAGGTGAAAAGTGCCTTCATTCCTACATCAATCCAGAgaaagcacatgtgtaactacATGGGTACAATATATGTCAACTCCTCCAGACAGGTGCTCCTTGATTTGTTGTCAACTCCGGAGATGAAGGATAGATGCTACGTCAAAGTTCGTCACGA ATGGTTACCAGAGGAGTCGGAGCACTCAAGAGACAACTACCTTAAAGTATTAGCTCACAGTGATCTCACACTTAATCCCGTGGGGATGAATCCCGAATGTTACCGCATTTACGAAGCCTTATCTTACGGCTCCATCCCAGTGGTAGAGGACGTCCTCACGCCCGGGAATTGTGGGAATTCATCAGGATTCTCCGTAAGTGCCCCACATAGACTACTGAAATCTGAGAAAGCCCCTGTGATATTCATCAAGGACTGGCAAAAGGAACTGCCCACCATTCTTGATAAAGAGGCCAAAATGACCTTGGAGCAGAAGTCTAAACGCAGGAAAGATGTGCTGTTGTGGTATGAGAATTTTAAAGCCAAAATGAGGAAACGATTTGTGTCTGTGATTCAGGAGAAGTTTTTTGGTGTTCATCAGTTTATCTGa
- the LOC105323569 gene encoding tRNA (guanine(6)-N2)-methyltransferase THUMP3 codes for MSAPIENMQENEFCEIEATVASGFENVVKEDAEEKFNVPVDAKRGRIAFKVPMKDVKKVLDLGGIDNCFVVMSRFSNVNFPEDELECMALLRKIVYNVNWKNGLDAWSKIFSFHHPIASCPETVPVDLGAPTLSSRFHQPKNPSEEKKPKLSKSERRKLRKQQAREKFAAQNVQKAKEGENVEKTEDLETVSTTETGKNDDENLNENTNNSQNVSEKAVSDSTCTVEQSAQQETLEKEQAPAPKKPKTTDQDPMKPAFRVTCNRNGQGHPFDSMGAASNFGGAVYNFFHWNVSMKQFDIEVILNIEGNEVSVCLALTRESLHRRYITAFGPTALRATHAYNMLRLCKLQPGEIICDPMCGGGSIPLQSAVSWDKCVSICGDIINNALKRTKENINYVAQTQPISLDVVRWDVTNLPLRTESMDVCITDLPFGIRVGSKMNNWKLYPGALMEMARVTRVEKGRACLLTQDKKCINKALSVTARYWKCRNMVGLNMGGLAACVYVLHRTVEKYNAEDAAQMLSTALEHAKQKEGGSPTKTDTNQ; via the exons ATGTCTGCGCCCATAGAAAACATGCAGGAGAATGAGTTTTGTGAAATAGAAGCAACAGTTGCGTCAGGGTTTGAAAATGTGGTAAAAGAAGATGCCGAAGAAAAATTTAATGTACCAGTTGATGCTAAACGTGGCCGAATTGCATTCAAGGTTCCGATGAAAGATGTCAAAAAG GTACTGGACCTCGGAGGAATTGATAATTGTTTTGTTGTGATGTCCAGATTTTCAAACGTCAACTTTCCAGAGGATGAG CTGGAATGTATGGCACTTCTTCGAAAAATTGTGTATAATGTGAACTGGAAGAATGGCCTTGATGCATGGAGTAAAATCTTTTCATTTCATCATCCCATTGCCAGCTGTCCGGAAACTGTGCCTGTGGATTTAGGTGCTCCAACTCTGTCGTCTAGATTTCATCAGCCTAAGAACCCCTCTGAAGAAAAGAAACCTAAGTTATCCAAATCGGAGAGAAGAAAGCTTCGAAAACAACAAGCTAGAGAAAAATTTGCAGCACAAAATGTTCAAAAGGCAAAGGAAGGGGAGAATGTGGAAAAGACTGAAGATCTCGAAACTGTGTCTACTACAGAGACCGGAAAAAACGATGATGAAAACTTGAATGAGAATACAAATAACTCTCAGAATGTGTCAGAAAAAGCTGTGTcagatagtacatgtactgttgaACAGAGTGCTCAGCAAGAAACATTGGAAAAGGAGCAAGCACCTGCTCCTAAGAAACCAAAGACAACGGATCAGGACCCCATGAAGCCGGCGTTCAGAGTGACCTGTAACCGTAATGGCCAGGGACATCCGTTCGATTCCATGGGGGCGGCCTCTAATTTTGGGGGCGCTGTGTACAATTTTTTCCACTGGAACGTGTCTATGAAGCAGTTTGACATTGAGGTGATTTTGAACATTGAGGGTAATGAAGTGTCCGTGTGCCTGGCTTTAACACGCGAGAGTCTGCATCGCCGGTACATCACTGCATTCGGACCAACTGCCCTCAGGGCTACTCATGCATACAACATGTTAAG GCTTTGTAAACTTCAACCAGGTGAGATCATATGTGACCCAATGTGTGGGGGAGGAAGTATACCTTTACAG TCAGCAGTGTCCTGGGACAAGTGTGTCTCCATTTGTGGTGATATAATAAACAACGCCTTGAAAAGAACCAAAGAAAACATCAACTATGTGGCTCAGACTCA ACCTATTTCACTAGACGTGGTCAGATGGGACGTAACAAATTTACCTCTGAGAACGGAGAGCATGGATGTCTGCATCACGGATCTG ccCTTTGGTATACG AGTTGGATCCAAAATGAACAACTGGAAGCTATACCCAGGAGCCTTGATGGAAATGGCCAGGGTCACTCGAGTAGAAAAAGGTCGAGCATGCTTACTGACCCAGGACAAGAAATGCATCAACAAG GCCTTATCAGTGACAGCCAGGTATTGGAAGTGTCGAAACATGGTGGGTTTGAATATGGGTGGACTGGCAGCCTGTGTGTACGTACTCCATAGAACTGTAGAAAAGTATAATGCTGAGGATGCTGCACAAATGCTGAGCACAGCATTGGAACATGCCAAGCAGAAAGAAGGGGGATCACCCACCAAAACAGACACTAATCAATAG
- the LOC105344772 gene encoding DNA repair protein complementing XP-C cells isoform X1: MPPRKGSKQKTEKRTKSTQGNAINNENDIKQVKLSKDRAADYGVNSERRNDSQTVQKPAKRKRGDDKKGNPVPKGETELSRDNKGNINVSKTPGGETSEHNEETNKKGRKRITQSSGKSKDEPKAKKGRRKQTETVEIQRSAKRTRTKKTLGTVVDESTIESKIKKEEQTETTGNVKTEAVPENNTKNLSVTIDNDNDDDDVGVMSSTDDEDDEDDDFEPVMKKLKVPLQTNRVERRSAKDQKSYVKESLPISQNVTEKTKKKPVGKAQKKSKDNVNLGTKIKNTRQSKTSSLKKEKTNKHSYDSTTESQTPVINKTCPTNGVHSKICHGNVQKIDQSDVMSILLHMEGGSDMAGPSGPCTRDSGSEGGSVEDSEEDSDWEEVKDLGGSPQKSQIPKDPVEVILEAPNFLKKRKKKGFDWKAYVQRQINRFNKELTEDIHKVHLMCLLMRGRYLNQVCNNPVLRGVALSFVPSEMSKVTVRKFDVSAHTRLMNWFREAVSIDLQLAEDAQSNLVQSLIKGMETRKVTSPLEYVLVYLIMLRCLGVKARLVTSLQPLPLKNTKKVENTKKINIKGNPAAIKKPIKSKSDSKAEGKLDTKSKKKGTTGKKPERERKKQKASKPDSVSHASRTLKTKNKKLRKRGSKVRPDSYHDNSDVDDSDEDFEPENISESEPEVDDSRKRKKKSLSNSVKSSQSPGRSDEDSDFMEEMVQFRSPVRKPQSGEKKNRKVLSSDSENESTASNHGCDEWVEVFIEAEKSWICIDCIRGHINRPYRIESAATQPVHYVVAYNEEGEWKDVTARYASKWMTETRKLRVDPEWWSETLDVFRCEEDSTEDEEIKANLMKRPLPTSVSAYKSHPLYALRRHLLKYEAIYPETAAPLGYIRGEPVYARECVHELHSRENWLKEGRAVRIGEEAYKMVKSRAKWNKPKVDPEALDLELFGFWQTEEYIPPPAVDGKVPRNAYGNIELFKPSMLPAGTVYLKVPGLNKVAKKLNMDCVPAMVGWDSHCGFSHPVLEGFVVCEEHKDILLAAWDEEQEIQKQKEAEKKEKRAVGNWKLLIKGLLIKERIKKRFNLMEKDEEQDTKQKPKGKIATDAEKSWPRKHQQSKKLSHSQETM, translated from the exons ATGCCACCCCGAAAAGGTAGTAAACAGAAAACTGAGAAACGAACGAAAAGTACTCAAGGTAACGCCATCAACAATGAAAATGACATTAAACAGGTCAAATTATCTAAGGATCGAGCAGCAGATTATGGCGTAAATAGCGAAAGGAGGAATGATTCACAAACTGTACAGAAGCCAGCAAAGAGAAAAAGAGGTGATGACAAGAAGGGTAATCCAGTTCCGAAGGGAGAAACAGAATTGTCTAGGGATAATAAAGGTAATATTAATGTGTCAAAAACACCTGGAGGTGAAACTTCAGAGCACAATGAGGAAACTAACAAAAAGGGGAGGAAGCGGATCACGCAATCTTCTGGAAAAAGTAAGGATGAACCGAAAGCAAAAAAAGGGAGAAGAAAGCAAACTGAAACTGTTGAAATTCAGAGATCTGCAAAGAGAACAAGAACAAAGAAAACATTAGGCACAGTTGTTGATGAGAGTACAATTGAAAGCAAGATCAAGAAAGAAGAACAAACAGAGACTACTGGTAATGTAAAAACTGAAGCTGTCCCAGAGAACAACACGAAAAATTTGTCAGTTACTATTGACAATgacaatgatgatgatgatgtcgGTGTGATGTCATCAactgatgatgaagatgatgaggATGATGATTTTGAACCAGTAATGAAAAAGTTAAAGGTCCCATTACAAACAAATAGAGTTGAAAGGAGATCAGCAAAAGACCAAAAAAGCTATGTAAAAGAGTCTCTGCCAATCTCTCAAAATGTTACTGAGAAGACCAAGAAAAAGCCTGTTGGCAAagcacaaaaaaaatcaaaagacaaTGTGAATTTGggtaccaaaattaaaaatactcgTCAAAGTAAAACTTCctcattaaaaaaagagaaaacgaATAAACACTCCTATGATTCTACCACTGAATCTCAAACTCCTGTCATCAATAAAACTTGCCCAACCAATGgtgttcattcaaaaatctgCCATGGAAATGTACAGAAAATTGACCAATCAGATGTAATGTCTATTCTTCTTCATATGGAGGGGGGAAGTGACATGGCTGGTCCGTCAGGGCCGTGTACAAGAGATTCTGGGAGTGAGGGGGGTAGTGTGGAGGACAGCGAGGAAGACTCAGACTGGgaagaggtcaaag ATCTTGGAGGCAGCCCTCAGAAATCCCAAATTCCAAAAGACCCAGTGGAAGTGATTCTGGAGGCTCCAAACTTTCTCAAGAAAAG AAAAAAGAAAGGGTTTGACTGGAAGGCGTATGTTCAGAGACAAATTAATCGATTCAACAAAGAGCTGACAGAAGATATTCATAAG GTACATCTGATGTGTTTGTTAATGAGGGGTCGATACCTGAACCAGGTGTGTAACAATCCAGTCCTGAGGGGTGTTGCGTTGTCTTTTGTGCCCTCTGAAATGTCCAAGGTCACAGTCAGAAAGTTTGATGTCTCAGCCCACACCCGCCTAATGAACTGGTTCAGGGAGGCAGTCAGTATTGATCTCCAGCTAGCAGAAGATGCCCAGTCCAACCTG GTGCAAAGTCTTATAAAAGGAATGGAGACAAGAAAAGTTACCAGCCCACTGGAATATGTTCTG GTATACCTCATCATGTTACGGTGCCTAGGTGTGAAGGCTAGACTGGTGACCTCATTGCAGCCCCTCCCCcttaaaaacaccaaaaaa GtagaaaatacaaagaaaattaacatcAAAGGCAACCCTGCCGCAATCAAGAAGCCCATCAAATCAAAGTCGGATTCAAAAGCTGAAGGAAAGTTGGAcacaaaatcaaagaaaaagggAACTACAGGCAAGaaaccagagagagagagaaagaaacaAAAGGCAAGCAAACCAGACAGTGTGTCACATGCCTCAAGAACTctcaaaaccaaaaacaaaaaactcagGAAGCGTGGCTCCAAAGTGAGGCCAGACAGTTACCATGACAACAGTGATGTTGATGACTCAGATGAGGACTTTGAGCCAGAAAATATTAGTGAGAGCGAACCAGAGGTTGACGATAGcagaaaaaggaagaaaaaatctttaagcaACTCTGTCAAGTCAAGCCAATCACCTGGCAG ATCCGATGAGGATTCTGACTTTATGGAGGAGATGGTACAATTCAGGAGCCCAGTCAGAAAACCTCAGTCGGGGGAGAAAAAGAACAGGAAAGTCTTATCATCCGACTCGGAAAATGAATCCACTGCATCGAATCATG gttGTGATGAATGGGTGGAAGTTTTTATTGAAGCAGAAAAATCTTGGATTT GCATTGACTGCATACGAGGACACATCAATCGACCTTATCGTATAGAGAGTGCAGCCACTCAGCCTGTGCATTATGTGGTGGCCTACAATGAAG AGGGTGAATGGAAAGATGTGACAGCGAGATACGCCTCCAAGTGGATGACAGAGACCAGAAAGCTACGGGTGGATCCAGAGTGGTGGAGCGAGACCCTCGATGTGTTCAGGTGTGAGGAGGACAGCACGGAGGATGAGGAGATCAAAG CTAACCTGATGAAGCGCCCTCTACCCACCAGTGTTTCAGCATACAAGAGTCACCCATT ataTGCACTTAGGAGACATTTATTGAAGTATGAAGCCATTTACCCAGAAACGGCAGCACCTCTTGGTTACATAAGGGGAGAACCAGTCTATGCCAGAGAATGTGTGCACGAG TTACATTCACGTGAAAACTGGTTGAAAGAAGGAAGAGCTGTTAGG attggGGAAGAAGCCTATAAGATGGTGAAATCAAGAGCAAAATGG AATAAGCCTAAAGTGGATCCCGAGGCATTGGATCTGGAACTGTTTGGATTCTGGCAGACAGAAGAGTATATTCCTCCACCTGCTGTAGAT GGAAAGGTTCCCAGAAATGCCTATGGCAATATTGAACTCTTCAAGCCCTCTATGTTACCGGCTGGTACTGTGTATCTTAAAG TCCCAGGCTTGAATAAGGTGGCCAAGAAGTTGAACATGGACTGTGTGCCGGCCATGGTGGGCTGGGATTCCCACTGTGGATTCTCCCATCCAGT GTTGGAGGGGTTCGTGGTGTGTGAGGAACATAAAGACATTCTACTGGCCGCCTGGGACGAGGAACAAGAAATCCAGAAACAGAAGGAGGCAGAG AAAAAAGAGAAGAGAGCAGTAGGAAACTGGAAACTGTTGATTAAGGGCCTGCTGATCAAAGAAAGAATTAAGAAGAGATTTAACCTGATGGAAAAG GATGAAGAACAAGACACTAAGCAAAAGCCAAAAGGCAAGATTGCAACTGATGCAGAAAAATCCTGGCCACGAAAACATCAGCAGTCCAAGAAGTTGTCACACAGTCAGGAAACCATGTAA
- the LOC105344772 gene encoding DNA repair protein complementing XP-C cells isoform X2, giving the protein MPPRKGSKQKTEKRTKSTQGNAINNENDIKQVKLSKDRAADYGVNSERRNDSQTVQKPAKRKRGDDKKGNPVPKGETELSRDNKGNINVSKTPGGETSEHNEETNKKGRKRITQSSGKSKDEPKAKKGRRKQTETVEIQRSAKRTRTKKTLGTVVDESTIESKIKKEEQTETTGNVKTEAVPENNTKNLSVTIDNDNDDDDVGVMSSTDDEDDEDDDFEPVMKKLKVPLQTNRVERRSAKDQKSYVKESLPISQNVTEKTKKKPVGKAQKKSKDNVNLGTKIKNTRQSKTSSLKKEKTNKHSYDSTTESQTPVINKTCPTNGVHSKICHGNVQKIDQSDVMSILLHMEGGSDMAGPSGPCTRDSGSEGGSVEDSEEDSDWEEVKDLGGSPQKSQIPKDPVEVILEAPNFLKKRKKKGFDWKAYVQRQINRFNKELTEDIHKVHLMCLLMRGRYLNQVCNNPVLRGVALSFVPSEMSKVTVRKFDVSAHTRLMNWFREAVSIDLQLAEDAQSNLVQSLIKGMETRKVTSPLEYVLVYLIMLRCLGVKARLVTSLQPLPLKNTKKVENTKKINIKGNPAAIKKPIKSKSDSKAEGKLDTKSKKKGTTGKKPERERKKQKASKPDSVSHASRTLKTKNKKLRKRGSKVRPDSYHDNSDVDDSDEDFEPENISESEPEVDDSRKRKKKSLSNSVKSSQSPGRSDEDSDFMEEMVQFRSPVRKPQSGEKKNRKVLSSDSENESTASNHGCDEWVEVFIEAEKSWICIDCIRGHINRPYRIESAATQPVHYVVAYNEEGEWKDVTARYASKWMTETRKLRVDPEWWSETLDVFRCEEDSTEDEEIKANLMKRPLPTSVSAYKSHPLYALRRHLLKYEAIYPETAAPLGYIRGEPVYARECVHELHSRENWLKEGRAVRIGEEAYKMVKSRAKWNKPKVDPEALDLELFGFWQTEEYIPPPAVDGKVPRNAYGNIELFKPSMLPAGTVYLKVPGLNKVAKKLNMDCVPAMVGWDSHCGFSHPVLEGFVVCEEHKDILLAAWDEEQEIQKQKEAEKKEKRAVGNWKLLIKGLLIKERIKKRFNLMEKDEEQDTKQKPKGKIATDAEKSWPRKHQQSKKLSHSQETM; this is encoded by the exons ATGCCACCCCGAAAAGGTAGTAAACAGAAAACTGAGAAACGAACGAAAAGTACTCAAGGTAACGCCATCAACAATGAAAATGACATTAAACAGGTCAAATTATCTAAGGATCGAGCAGCAGATTATGGCGTAAATAGCGAAAGGAGGAATGATTCACAAACTGTACAGAAGCCAGCAAAGAGAAAAAGAGGTGATGACAAGAAGGGTAATCCAGTTCCGAAGGGAGAAACAGAATTGTCTAGGGATAATAAAGGTAATATTAATGTGTCAAAAACACCTGGAGGTGAAACTTCAGAGCACAATGAGGAAACTAACAAAAAGGGGAGGAAGCGGATCACGCAATCTTCTGGAAAAAGTAAGGATGAACCGAAAGCAAAAAAAGGGAGAAGAAAGCAAACTGAAACTGTTGAAATTCAGAGATCTGCAAAGAGAACAAGAACAAAGAAAACATTAGGCACAGTTGTTGATGAGAGTACAATTGAAAGCAAGATCAAGAAAGAAGAACAAACAGAGACTACTGGTAATGTAAAAACTGAAGCTGTCCCAGAGAACAACACGAAAAATTTGTCAGTTACTATTGACAATgacaatgatgatgatgatgtcgGTGTGATGTCATCAactgatgatgaagatgatgaggATGATGATTTTGAACCAGTAATGAAAAAGTTAAAGGTCCCATTACAAACAAATAGAGTTGAAAGGAGATCAGCAAAAGACCAAAAAAGCTATGTAAAAGAGTCTCTGCCAATCTCTCAAAATGTTACTGAGAAGACCAAGAAAAAGCCTGTTGGCAAagcacaaaaaaaatcaaaagacaaTGTGAATTTGggtaccaaaattaaaaatactcgTCAAAGTAAAACTTCctcattaaaaaaagagaaaacgaATAAACACTCCTATGATTCTACCACTGAATCTCAAACTCCTGTCATCAATAAAACTTGCCCAACCAATGgtgttcattcaaaaatctgCCATGGAAATGTACAGAAAATTGACCAATCAGATGTAATGTCTATTCTTCTTCATATGGAGGGGGGAAGTGACATGGCTGGTCCGTCAGGGCCGTGTACAAGAGATTCTGGGAGTGAGGGGGGTAGTGTGGAGGACAGCGAGGAAGACTCAGACTGGgaagaggtcaaag ATCTTGGAGGCAGCCCTCAGAAATCCCAAATTCCAAAAGACCCAGTGGAAGTGATTCTGGAGGCTCCAAACTTTCTCAAGAAAAG AAAAAAGAAAGGGTTTGACTGGAAGGCGTATGTTCAGAGACAAATTAATCGATTCAACAAAGAGCTGACAGAAGATATTCATAAG GTACATCTGATGTGTTTGTTAATGAGGGGTCGATACCTGAACCAGGTGTGTAACAATCCAGTCCTGAGGGGTGTTGCGTTGTCTTTTGTGCCCTCTGAAATGTCCAAGGTCACAGTCAGAAAGTTTGATGTCTCAGCCCACACCCGCCTAATGAACTGGTTCAGGGAGGCAGTCAGTATTGATCTCCAGCTAGCAGAAGATGCCCAGTCCAACCTG GTGCAAAGTCTTATAAAAGGAATGGAGACAAGAAAAGTTACCAGCCCACTGGAATATGTTCTG GTATACCTCATCATGTTACGGTGCCTAGGTGTGAAGGCTAGACTGGTGACCTCATTGCAGCCCCTCCCCcttaaaaacaccaaaaaa GtagaaaatacaaagaaaattaacatcAAAGGCAACCCTGCCGCAATCAAGAAGCCCATCAAATCAAAGTCGGATTCAAAAGCTGAAGGAAAGTTGGAcacaaaatcaaagaaaaagggAACTACAGGCAAGaaaccagagagagagagaaagaaacaAAAGGCAAGCAAACCAGACAGTGTGTCACATGCCTCAAGAACTctcaaaaccaaaaacaaaaaactcagGAAGCGTGGCTCCAAAGTGAGGCCAGACAGTTACCATGACAACAGTGATGTTGATGACTCAGATGAGGACTTTGAGCCAGAAAATATTAGTGAGAGCGAACCAGAGGTTGACGATAGcagaaaaaggaagaaaaaatctttaagcaACTCTGTCAAGTCAAGCCAATCACCTGGCAG ATCCGATGAGGATTCTGACTTTATGGAGGAGATGGTACAATTCAGGAGCCCAGTCAGAAAACCTCAGTCGGGGGAGAAAAAGAACAGGAAAGTCTTATCATCCGACTCGGAAAATGAATCCACTGCATCGAATCATG gttGTGATGAATGGGTGGAAGTTTTTATTGAAGCAGAAAAATCTTGGATTT GCATTGACTGCATACGAGGACACATCAATCGACCTTATCGTATAGAGAGTGCAGCCACTCAGCCTGTGCATTATGTGGTGGCCTACAATGAAG AGGGTGAATGGAAAGATGTGACAGCGAGATACGCCTCCAAGTGGATGACAGAGACCAGAAAGCTACGGGTGGATCCAGAGTGGTGGAGCGAGACCCTCGATGTGTTCAGGTGTGAGGAGGACAGCACGGAGGATGAGGAGATCAAAG CTAACCTGATGAAGCGCCCTCTACCCACCAGTGTTTCAGCATACAAGAGTCACCCATT ataTGCACTTAGGAGACATTTATTGAAGTATGAAGCCATTTACCCAGAAACGGCAGCACCTCTTGGTTACATAAGGGGAGAACCAGTCTATGCCAGAGAATGTGTGCACGAG TTACATTCACGTGAAAACTGGTTGAAAGAAGGAAGAGCTGTTAGG attggGGAAGAAGCCTATAAGATGGTGAAATCAAGAGCAAAATGG AATAAGCCTAAAGTGGATCCCGAGGCATTGGATCTGGAACTGTTTGGATTCTGGCAGACAGAAGAGTATATTCCTCCACCTGCTGTAGAT GGAAAGGTTCCCAGAAATGCCTATGGCAATATTGAACTCTTCAAGCCCTCTATGTTACCGGCTGGTACTGTGTATCTTAAAG TCCCAGGCTTGAATAAGGTGGCCAAGAAGTTGAACATGGACTGTGTGCCGGCCATGGTGGGCTGGGATTCCCACTGTGGATTCTCCCATCCAGT GTTGGAGGGGTTCGTGGTGTGTGAGGAACATAAAGACATTCTACTGGCCGCCTGGGACGAGGAACAAGAAATCCAGAAACAGAAGGAGGCAGAG AAAAAAGAGAAGAGAGCAGTAGGAAACTGGAAACTGTTGATTAAGGGCCTGCTGATCAAAGAAAGAATTAAGAAGAGATTTAACCTGATGGAAAAG GATGAAGAACAAGACACTAAGCAAAAGCCAAAAGGCAAGATTGCAACTGATGCAGAAAAATCCTGGCCACGAAAACATCAGCAGTCCAAGAAGTTGTCACACA GTCAAGAAACCATGTAA